GCGACATGGGGGTTCCCAAGAAAAAGGTGCGCCGCACAAGCGGATCTGATCAGGAGAAGCGCAAGAGCGGCAGCGATAGCGACATGGAGGAATCGCCCGTCAAGAAATCGCGGCTGATTGACTCAGACAGCGAGAGCGAGAAGGAGGAGGTGAGTTCAAAGTTggacaatttttgttttgtaacaCTCGGCTAAACTAAACACCTCACTTCCAATCATGTAGGCGAAAAAGGTGGCTCCAGCGGCGGCTGACATCTTCGGAGACGCAGATGACATCAGTGATGATGACGATGCAGTTGGCCCGGCCACCAGTAAATCCCCGGCACGTTCCAAGAGTCGCAGTAGGAGCAGGTCCCGCTCACGCAGCCATTCTATGAGCCGGTCGCGTTCTCGCTCCCGCTCGCGATCCCGTGATCGTGCCGAGTCCCAGGTGGTACCGCCGCCCCCCAAAGAAGATGAACCGGAACCGTTGCCAGAGACACGAATCGATGTGGAGATACCGCGCATCTCGGCGGACCTTGGGAAAGAACAACACTTTATCAAGCTGCCGAACTTCTTGTCTGTGGTCACACATCCCTTCGATCCCGAGACGTACGAGGATGAGATCGATGAAGAGGAGACAATGGATGAGGAGGGACGGCAACGCATTAAGCTCAAGGTCAGCAACACGATCCGCTGGCGTGAGTTCATGGACAACAAGGGCAACATGGTGCGCGAGTCAAACGCCAGATATGTGCGCTGGTCGGACGGCAGCATGTCCCTTCACCTGGGCAACGAGATATTCGATGCCTATCGGCAGCCGCTGCTGGGTGACCACAACCATCTGTTCATCCGCCAGGGAACAGGTCTGCAGGGCCAGTCGGTGTTCAGGACCAAGCTCACCTTCCGGCCCCATTCGACGGAGTCTTTCACGCACAAGAAGATGACCATGTCGCTGGCCGATCGCTCCAGCAAGACCAGTGGCATCAAGATCCTCACCCAGGTGGGCAAGGACCCCACCACAGACAGGCCCACGCAGCTTAAAGAGGAAGAGGCCAAGCTGAGGCAGGCCATGCGCAACCAGCACAAGGCTCagcccaagaagaagaaggcggGTGCTGGCGAGCCACTCctgggtggtggtggcaacTCGTCCTATCAGCACGACGATGGCAGCGACGATGAGAACGCCATTAGCCTGAGCGCCATTAAGAACAGATACAAGAAGGGCTCATCTAGCGGCGGCACCCAAGCGGAAGTAAAAGCATCTACCATCTACTCCTCCGATGAAGACGAGGGCTCCGACTTTGAAGGGCGACGCAACAAGAAAGTGGACAAGGCCAAGGCAAGCAAGGCGCTGCGCGATTCGGACAGCGAATCGGATGCTGGCAGCGCCAAGAGCGGCAAGAGTGGCAAAGATGATAGCAGTGCTGGCGGCAGCGACCAGGAAGGCAGCCACAAGAGCGCGGGCAGCAGCAAGTcgggcagtggcagtggcagcggctCCGGCAGCGGATCGGGTAGCGACAACGATGATTAACTTCTTTTTCTATAACTTATACAACATATGTGTTTCTTAAGACAGCCAATAAATACTTACTTTCTTATGTATTAAGGAAATATTCATGAGAACAGCA
Above is a genomic segment from Drosophila kikkawai strain 14028-0561.14 chromosome 3R, DkikHiC1v2, whole genome shotgun sequence containing:
- the Atu gene encoding another transcription unit protein, translated to MGDQNSDDESGSSGSSRSGSRSVTPQGGSAPGSPRSGSDRSRSASRSSRSRSGSGSPRSARSGSAQSRRSGSRQSQRSPSVHSQKSGSPHSQRSGSARSRRSGSHQSRRSDASPKSHKSGSPQSRRSESPQSRRSGSPQSRRSGSPHSQRSGSAHSRRSDLARSARSRSHSRSGTPKGSGNEESRSNSPNLQIDDERAHSKSKSKSRSRSRSRSGSRNSRYSSKTGTPSPNRSRSRSGSGSGSDMGVPKKKVRRTSGSDQEKRKSGSDSDMEESPVKKSRLIDSDSESEKEEAKKVAPAAADIFGDADDISDDDDAVGPATSKSPARSKSRSRSRSRSRSHSMSRSRSRSRSRSRDRAESQVVPPPPKEDEPEPLPETRIDVEIPRISADLGKEQHFIKLPNFLSVVTHPFDPETYEDEIDEEETMDEEGRQRIKLKVSNTIRWREFMDNKGNMVRESNARYVRWSDGSMSLHLGNEIFDAYRQPLLGDHNHLFIRQGTGLQGQSVFRTKLTFRPHSTESFTHKKMTMSLADRSSKTSGIKILTQVGKDPTTDRPTQLKEEEAKLRQAMRNQHKAQPKKKKAGAGEPLLGGGGNSSYQHDDGSDDENAISLSAIKNRYKKGSSSGGTQAEVKASTIYSSDEDEGSDFEGRRNKKVDKAKASKALRDSDSESDAGSAKSGKSGKDDSSAGGSDQEGSHKSAGSSKSGSGSGSGSGSGSGSDNDD